One genomic window of Cupriavidus malaysiensis includes the following:
- a CDS encoding LysR family transcriptional regulator, producing the protein MEIRQLEAFAAVMTSGSVTAAGRLLGRSQPAITRLIQELESELGFALFARSGPRVSPTERGFLLYEEVEQALAGLQQVRARAAELAQEARRSLRVAATPALAAGLLPAALAGGDAPGQVHLTSVSPEKVVHAVLTGAAELGVTSLPLEHRGVTVHWIGQAACVVALRADDPLAAHAVVPLAACSGRRIVTMHNPFRLRRRLDAAFARAGVVPAALIDTNSSLNALSAVRAGLGIAVLEPVTARGVPLADIVVRPIDADIPFYFGVITPQARPADAAAQALIARLAEAARGLLPDFVLRGPEQHGTLLQSLYGDGVADADAEDADGATPNDPEPEPKTP; encoded by the coding sequence ATGGAGATCCGGCAACTGGAAGCCTTCGCGGCGGTGATGACGAGCGGCAGCGTGACAGCCGCCGGGCGTCTGCTCGGCCGTTCCCAGCCCGCCATCACCCGGCTGATCCAGGAACTCGAAAGCGAACTGGGTTTCGCCTTGTTCGCCCGCAGCGGCCCCCGCGTCAGTCCGACCGAGCGGGGCTTCCTGCTCTATGAGGAGGTCGAGCAGGCGCTCGCCGGCCTGCAGCAGGTACGCGCCCGCGCGGCCGAACTGGCCCAGGAGGCACGCCGCTCGCTGCGGGTGGCGGCCACCCCGGCGCTGGCCGCCGGCCTGCTGCCCGCCGCCCTGGCCGGCGGGGATGCGCCCGGCCAGGTCCACCTGACCAGCGTCTCGCCGGAGAAGGTGGTCCATGCGGTGCTGACCGGCGCCGCCGAACTGGGCGTCACCAGCCTGCCGCTCGAACACCGCGGCGTGACCGTGCACTGGATCGGCCAGGCCGCCTGCGTGGTGGCCCTGCGTGCCGACGATCCGCTCGCCGCGCATGCGGTGGTGCCGCTGGCGGCCTGCTCGGGCCGGCGCATCGTCACCATGCACAATCCCTTCCGCCTGCGCCGCCGCCTGGACGCGGCCTTCGCGCGCGCCGGCGTGGTGCCGGCCGCGCTGATCGACACCAACTCCTCGCTGAACGCGCTCAGCGCCGTGCGCGCGGGGCTGGGCATCGCCGTGCTGGAGCCGGTGACGGCGCGCGGCGTGCCGCTGGCCGACATCGTGGTGCGCCCGATCGATGCCGACATTCCCTTCTACTTCGGCGTCATCACGCCCCAGGCGCGACCGGCGGACGCCGCCGCGCAGGCGCTGATCGCCCGCCTGGCCGAAGCCGCGCGCGGGCTGCTGCCCGACTTCGTGCTGCGCGGCCCGGAACAGCATGGCACGCTGCTGCAGAGCCTCTATGGCGACGGCGTGGCCGATGCCGATGCCGAAGACGCCGACGGCGCCACCCCCAACGATCCGGAACCCGAACCCAAGACACCATGA
- a CDS encoding ABC transporter permease: MSRWLARRLAQALLVVLVMTVIVFAGLHAIGNPVDILIGQDADQADRARIIAQLGLDQPLWRQYLAFVTGALHGNLGNSFVYSVPAVELILQRLPATLELAVAALLLAVVLGVPLGLFAGLYPQHPLSRLLMAGSIVGFSLPTFWVGLMLIMAFSVKLGWLPSGGRGETAQWLGVQWSWLTTDGLRHLVLPALNLALFKVSLVLRLTCAGVREVLPQEWVRFARAKGLSPLRVVLGHVLRNTLIPLVTVLGLEFGSTIAFAVVTENIFAWPGAGKLILDSINALDRPVIVSYLMVVVCLFVTLNLIVDILYKLLDPRVRLEPTP, encoded by the coding sequence GTGAGCCGCTGGCTGGCGCGCCGCCTGGCGCAGGCCCTGCTGGTGGTGCTGGTGATGACGGTGATCGTCTTCGCCGGCCTGCACGCCATCGGCAATCCGGTCGACATCCTGATCGGCCAGGACGCCGACCAGGCCGACCGTGCCCGCATCATCGCCCAGCTCGGGCTGGACCAGCCGCTGTGGCGGCAATACCTGGCCTTCGTCACCGGCGCGCTGCACGGCAACCTGGGCAACAGCTTCGTCTACAGCGTGCCGGCGGTGGAGCTGATCCTGCAGCGCCTGCCGGCCACCTTAGAGCTGGCGGTGGCGGCGCTGCTGCTGGCGGTGGTGCTGGGCGTGCCGCTCGGCCTGTTCGCCGGGCTCTATCCCCAGCATCCGCTGTCGCGCCTGCTGATGGCCGGCAGCATCGTCGGCTTCTCGCTGCCGACCTTCTGGGTCGGCCTGATGCTGATCATGGCCTTCAGCGTCAAGCTGGGCTGGCTGCCCTCTGGCGGGCGCGGCGAGACCGCGCAGTGGCTGGGCGTGCAGTGGTCCTGGCTGACCACCGACGGGCTGCGCCACCTCGTGCTGCCGGCGCTGAACCTGGCGCTGTTCAAGGTCTCGCTGGTGCTGCGCCTGACCTGCGCCGGCGTGCGCGAGGTGCTGCCGCAGGAGTGGGTGCGCTTCGCCCGCGCCAAGGGCCTGTCGCCGCTGCGCGTGGTGCTGGGCCACGTGCTGCGCAACACCCTGATCCCGCTGGTGACGGTGCTGGGCCTGGAGTTCGGCTCCACCATCGCCTTCGCCGTGGTGACCGAGAACATCTTCGCCTGGCCCGGCGCCGGCAAGCTGATCCTGGACAGCATCAACGCGCTCGACCGCCCGGTCATCGTCTCTTACCTGATGGTGGTGGTGTGCCTGTTCGTGACGCTGAACCTGATCGTCGACATCCTCTACAAGCTGCTCGACCCGCGCGTGCGGCTGGAGCCCACGCCATGA
- a CDS encoding ABC transporter ATP-binding protein, which yields MASTAAHAPAAAPGPDSEELVRLSGIAKRFGERRAGPLERWLQGAGWSAPAPVTHAVDGVDLEIRRGEVVGLVGESGCGKSTLGRMVAGLMPPSAGEIRYRGRPLETLDAAARRALRLKVQMIFQDPYASLNPRLRVDRIVGEGARLHGLVDGAGFDDYVSAQLQRAGLDPALRQRYPHQFSGGQRQRIGIARALAVQPELLVCDEAVAALDVSIQAQILNLFLDLREQLGLTYLFISHDLGVVEHMSDRVVIMYLGRVVESAPAREIFARANHPYTRALLAEVPRLDARRKTFAAIQGEIPSPLAPPSGCHFHPRCPHALPRCRVEVPRLRGIAVQHLSACHLNDAT from the coding sequence ATGGCAAGTACGGCAGCACATGCCCCGGCCGCCGCGCCGGGGCCCGACAGCGAAGAACTGGTCCGCCTGAGCGGGATCGCCAAGCGCTTCGGCGAACGCCGCGCCGGCCCGCTCGAGCGCTGGTTGCAAGGCGCGGGCTGGTCGGCGCCGGCACCGGTCACGCACGCGGTGGACGGGGTCGACCTGGAGATCCGGCGTGGCGAGGTGGTCGGGCTGGTCGGCGAATCCGGCTGCGGCAAGTCCACGCTCGGCCGCATGGTGGCCGGCCTGATGCCGCCGTCGGCCGGCGAGATCCGCTACCGCGGCCGCCCGCTGGAAACGCTCGACGCCGCCGCGCGGCGCGCGCTGCGCCTCAAGGTGCAGATGATCTTCCAGGACCCGTACGCCAGCCTGAACCCGCGCCTGCGGGTGGACCGCATCGTCGGCGAGGGCGCGCGCCTGCACGGGCTGGTCGACGGCGCCGGCTTCGACGACTACGTCAGCGCGCAGCTGCAGCGCGCCGGGCTCGATCCGGCGCTGCGCCAGCGTTATCCGCACCAGTTCAGCGGCGGCCAGCGCCAGCGCATCGGCATCGCCCGCGCGCTGGCGGTGCAGCCAGAACTGCTGGTCTGCGACGAGGCGGTGGCGGCACTGGACGTGTCCATCCAGGCGCAGATCCTGAACCTCTTCCTCGACCTGCGCGAGCAGCTCGGCCTGACCTACCTGTTCATCAGCCACGATCTCGGCGTGGTCGAGCACATGTCGGACCGGGTGGTCATCATGTACCTCGGGCGCGTGGTGGAAAGCGCGCCGGCGCGCGAGATCTTCGCGCGCGCCAACCATCCGTATACACGCGCGCTGCTGGCCGAGGTACCGCGCCTGGATGCGCGCCGCAAGACCTTCGCCGCCATCCAGGGCGAGATCCCGAGCCCGCTGGCGCCGCCCTCGGGCTGCCACTTCCATCCGCGCTGCCCGCATGCGCTGCCGCGCTGCCGCGTCGAAGTGCCGCGCCTGCGCGGCATCGCCGTGCAGCACCTGTCCGCCTGCCACCTGAACGACGCCACCTGA
- a CDS encoding flavin-containing monooxygenase: protein MTQTCADDLTPGPASADAPDGLAALEARLRQDLSWLELPARRWTMPRHEQGAEVLDVAVVGGGMAGLAAAATLKHLGITAHIFDRSPEGFEGPWATTARMETLRSPKQLTGPALGLPALTFRAWYEAQFGTAAWEALDKIPRLQWMDYLRWYRRVLALDLSNEHTVLAVQPRADGLVALRLGTPQGERTVLARRVVLATGRDGLGGAYVPPFAQALPRALWAHSSDAMDYATLRGKRVGVVGAGASAMDSAATALEAGAASVDLLIRRADIPRVNKGKGAGSPGLTHGHPGLSDAWKWRIRHYINSQQVPPPRGSTLRVSRHPNARFHLGCPIEGLEPAGAGLRVQTPKGVFELDFLIFSTGFRIALETRPEFAAIAPHIRFWRDRYTPRAGQEDQELSDSPDLGPAFEFLENRPGACPGLSRIHCFCYPAALSHGTVSGDIPAISEGARRLGQGIAGLLYQEDIELHYAAMEAFAEPEVFGDEWTPAPAPGVAEQAS, encoded by the coding sequence ATGACCCAGACTTGCGCCGACGATCTCACCCCGGGCCCTGCCAGCGCGGACGCGCCGGACGGCCTGGCCGCGCTGGAAGCGCGCCTGCGCCAGGACCTGTCCTGGCTCGAACTGCCGGCCAGGCGCTGGACCATGCCGCGCCACGAGCAAGGCGCCGAAGTGCTCGATGTCGCCGTCGTCGGCGGCGGCATGGCGGGCCTGGCGGCGGCGGCCACGCTCAAGCACCTGGGCATCACGGCACACATCTTCGACCGCTCGCCGGAAGGCTTCGAGGGCCCCTGGGCCACCACCGCGCGCATGGAAACGCTGCGCTCGCCCAAGCAGCTGACCGGCCCCGCGCTGGGCTTGCCGGCGCTGACCTTCCGCGCCTGGTACGAGGCCCAGTTCGGCACGGCGGCGTGGGAAGCGCTCGACAAGATCCCGCGCCTGCAGTGGATGGACTACCTGCGCTGGTACCGCCGCGTGCTGGCGCTGGACCTCAGCAATGAACACACCGTGCTGGCGGTGCAGCCCCGCGCCGACGGCTTGGTGGCCCTGCGCCTGGGCACGCCGCAGGGCGAGCGCACCGTGCTGGCGCGCCGCGTGGTGCTCGCCACCGGCCGCGACGGCCTCGGCGGTGCCTATGTGCCGCCGTTCGCGCAGGCGCTGCCGCGCGCGCTGTGGGCGCACTCGTCCGACGCGATGGACTACGCCACCCTGCGCGGCAAGCGCGTCGGCGTGGTGGGCGCGGGGGCCTCGGCCATGGATAGCGCCGCCACCGCGCTGGAGGCCGGCGCCGCCAGCGTCGACCTGTTGATCCGCCGCGCCGACATCCCGCGCGTCAACAAGGGCAAGGGGGCCGGCAGCCCGGGCCTGACGCACGGCCATCCGGGCCTGTCCGATGCATGGAAATGGCGCATCCGCCATTACATCAACAGCCAGCAGGTGCCGCCCCCGCGCGGCAGCACGCTGCGCGTGTCGCGCCACCCCAACGCGCGCTTCCACCTGGGCTGCCCGATCGAGGGCCTCGAGCCCGCCGGCGCCGGCCTGCGCGTGCAAACCCCCAAGGGCGTGTTCGAGCTGGATTTCCTCATCTTCTCGACCGGCTTCCGCATCGCCCTGGAAACCCGCCCCGAATTCGCCGCGATCGCACCCCATATCCGCTTCTGGCGCGACCGCTACACGCCCCGCGCGGGCCAGGAAGACCAGGAGTTGTCCGACTCGCCCGACCTGGGGCCGGCTTTCGAGTTCCTGGAGAACCGGCCCGGCGCCTGCCCCGGCCTGTCGCGCATCCACTGCTTCTGCTACCCCGCCGCGCTGTCGCACGGCACCGTCTCGGGCGACATCCCCGCCATCAGCGAGGGGGCGCGCCGGCTCGGGCAAGGCATCGCCGGCCTGCTCTACCAGGAAGACATCGAACTGCACTACGCGGCCATGGAGGCCTTCGCCGAGCCCGAGGTGTTCGGCGACGAATGGACACCGGCGCCCGCGCCGGGCGTCGCGGAGCAGGCCTCGTGA
- a CDS encoding ABC transporter substrate-binding protein → MNRLLRATGAIAIATAALLCAGHAGAQALSIGFADPLSSLDPQLNNHAGDRSVDLHFWDLLVENRDNKLQPGLAQSWKALDDKTWEFKLRRDVKWQDGKPFTAEDVIFSYQRARSVPGSVAPFAGYLRTVESVSAPDPYTLRIRTRIANPDLPLNLASVHIVSKHVGEKAATEDYNAGRAMVGTGPYKFVSYVPGERVMMARNDGYWGAKPLWQQVNYRYINNGAARTAALLSGDVDVIDKVSVADLAKLKQAPNVSVYAYPGLRVMLLQPSFRPGPNPYITDNAGKPLEKNPLTDVRVRQALTLAINRKALVDRILQGTATVANQWMPAGTFGYNPEVKDIAYDPARAKALLAEAGYKDGFKLTIHAPNDRYPQGPETAQAVAQFWTRIGVKTQVEVVPWSVYSGRANKNEYAVSMLAWGNGTGEASYAMVNVLATVNAAKGLGASNWGHYSNPAVDKALEASTAEFDAARREAILRGAAKAVSDDAGVLPLYHYQNIWAAKKGLKVAPMTSDRTVAMMVTRSAGAGK, encoded by the coding sequence ATGAATCGCCTGCTGCGCGCCACCGGCGCCATCGCCATTGCCACCGCCGCCCTGCTCTGCGCCGGCCATGCCGGCGCCCAAGCGCTGTCGATCGGCTTCGCCGACCCGCTGTCCTCGCTCGACCCGCAACTCAACAACCATGCCGGCGACCGCTCCGTCGACCTGCATTTCTGGGACCTGCTGGTGGAGAATCGCGACAACAAGCTGCAGCCCGGCCTGGCCCAGTCGTGGAAGGCCCTCGACGACAAGACCTGGGAGTTCAAGCTGCGCCGCGACGTGAAGTGGCAGGACGGCAAGCCCTTCACCGCCGAGGACGTGATCTTCTCCTACCAGCGCGCACGCAGCGTGCCGGGCAGCGTGGCGCCCTTCGCCGGCTACCTGCGCACGGTCGAGTCGGTCAGCGCGCCCGATCCCTACACGCTGCGCATCCGCACCCGCATCGCCAACCCCGACCTGCCGCTGAACCTGGCGTCGGTGCACATCGTCAGCAAGCACGTGGGCGAGAAGGCCGCCACCGAGGACTACAACGCCGGCCGTGCCATGGTCGGCACGGGCCCGTACAAGTTCGTCTCCTATGTCCCGGGCGAGCGCGTGATGATGGCGCGCAACGACGGCTACTGGGGCGCCAAGCCGCTCTGGCAGCAGGTCAACTACCGCTACATCAACAATGGCGCGGCGCGCACCGCGGCGCTGCTGTCGGGCGACGTGGACGTGATCGACAAGGTCTCGGTGGCCGACCTCGCCAAGCTGAAGCAGGCGCCCAACGTCAGCGTCTACGCCTATCCGGGCCTGCGCGTGATGCTGCTGCAGCCGAGCTTCCGTCCCGGCCCCAACCCCTACATCACCGACAACGCCGGCAAGCCGCTGGAGAAGAACCCGCTCACCGACGTGCGCGTGCGCCAGGCCCTGACGCTGGCGATCAACCGCAAGGCGCTGGTAGACCGCATCCTGCAAGGCACCGCGACGGTGGCCAACCAGTGGATGCCGGCCGGCACCTTCGGCTACAACCCGGAGGTCAAGGACATCGCCTACGACCCGGCGCGCGCCAAGGCGCTGCTGGCCGAGGCGGGTTACAAGGACGGCTTCAAGCTGACCATCCACGCGCCCAACGACCGCTATCCGCAGGGCCCCGAGACCGCGCAGGCGGTGGCGCAGTTCTGGACCCGCATCGGCGTCAAGACACAGGTGGAGGTGGTGCCCTGGTCGGTCTACTCGGGCCGCGCCAACAAGAACGAATACGCCGTCAGCATGCTCGCCTGGGGCAACGGCACCGGCGAGGCCAGCTACGCCATGGTCAATGTGCTCGCCACCGTCAATGCCGCCAAGGGCCTGGGCGCCTCCAACTGGGGCCACTACAGCAATCCCGCCGTGGACAAGGCGCTGGAAGCTTCCACCGCCGAGTTCGATGCGGCCCGGCGCGAGGCCATCCTGCGCGGCGCCGCCAAGGCGGTCAGCGATGATGCCGGCGTGCTGCCGCTCTACCACTACCAGAACATCTGGGCCGCCAAGAAGGGCCTGAAGGTGGCGCCCATGACCAGCGACCGTACCGTCGCCATGATGGTGACGCGCAGCGCGGGAGCCGGTAAATGA
- a CDS encoding ABC transporter permease: MSTPQTTTSPAAPPAAAVPARQQAPWRRVAGDFFGSRLALGGLVLLAALLLAALAAPLLSPQNPYDLLQLDVLDARLAPGTPNGAGTYTYWLGTDGQGRDLWSAILYGLRISLTVGVGSAAIAGVLGTLLGLLAAYAGGRVDSLIMRTVDLLLSFPAILVAMMMLAFLGKGIGNVILTLVVLEWAYYARTARGQALVESRREYVEAARGQGIPGWRIVTGHILPNCLPPLIVIASLQVARAITLEATLSFLGLGVPVTEPSLGLLIANGYQFMLSDAYWISFFPGIALLLTVVAINLVADRLREVLNPRWQK; this comes from the coding sequence ATGAGCACGCCGCAAACGACAACCTCCCCGGCGGCGCCGCCGGCCGCCGCCGTGCCGGCACGGCAGCAGGCGCCCTGGCGCCGCGTGGCCGGGGACTTCTTCGGCTCGCGCCTGGCCCTGGGCGGACTGGTACTGCTGGCCGCCCTGCTGCTGGCCGCGCTGGCCGCGCCGCTGCTGTCGCCGCAGAACCCCTATGACCTGCTCCAGCTCGACGTGCTCGATGCGCGGCTGGCGCCGGGCACACCCAACGGCGCCGGCACCTACACCTACTGGCTCGGCACTGACGGCCAGGGCCGCGACCTGTGGTCGGCGATCCTCTACGGCCTGCGCATCAGCCTGACGGTGGGCGTGGGCTCGGCCGCCATCGCCGGCGTGCTGGGCACCCTGCTGGGGCTGCTGGCGGCCTACGCGGGCGGCCGCGTCGACAGCCTGATCATGCGCACGGTCGACCTGCTGCTGTCCTTTCCCGCCATCCTGGTCGCGATGATGATGCTGGCCTTCCTCGGCAAGGGCATCGGCAACGTGATCCTGACGCTGGTGGTGCTGGAGTGGGCCTACTATGCCCGCACCGCGCGCGGCCAGGCGCTGGTCGAGAGCCGGCGCGAGTACGTCGAGGCCGCGCGCGGCCAGGGCATCCCGGGCTGGCGCATCGTCACCGGCCATATCCTGCCGAACTGCCTGCCGCCGCTGATCGTGATCGCCTCGCTGCAGGTCGCGCGCGCCATCACGCTGGAGGCCACGCTGTCCTTCCTCGGCCTGGGCGTGCCGGTCACCGAGCCGTCGCTCGGCCTGCTGATCGCCAACGGCTACCAGTTCATGCTGTCCGACGCCTACTGGATCAGCTTCTTCCCCGGCATCGCGCTGCTGCTGACCGTGGTCGCCATCAACCTGGTGGCCGACCGCCTGCGCGAGGTGCTCAACCCGAGGTGGCAGAAATGA
- a CDS encoding ABC transporter ATP-binding protein has product MSASAMPNPAATAAPTLEVRGLRTHFHTRAGVLPAVDGVSFTLERGRILGLVGESGSGKSVTGFSIMGLVDPPGRIAAGEIRFQGRDLVAMPAPELRRLQGNRIAMIFQDPMMTLNPVMRVEAQMIEAVRAHSGASKAQARELARDTLGLMGIPSPEERLRAYPHQLSGGMRQRVAIAIALLHRPDLIIADEPTTALDVTIQAQILSEVQRLVRQHGTSLIWITHDLSVVAGLADDVAVMYAGRIVEHGPVDAVLDQPLHPYTAGLIGSLPSLNRERRRLRQIPGMTPDLLALPPGCAFAARCPRASAACARQPELEAAGPAAAQGALRQVRCFHAGQPAATELA; this is encoded by the coding sequence ATGAGCGCCAGCGCCATGCCCAACCCCGCCGCGACGGCGGCCCCGACGCTCGAGGTGCGCGGGCTGCGCACCCATTTCCATACCCGCGCCGGCGTGCTGCCGGCGGTCGACGGCGTTTCCTTCACGCTGGAGCGCGGCCGCATCCTCGGCCTGGTCGGCGAGTCCGGCTCGGGCAAATCGGTCACGGGCTTCTCCATCATGGGCCTGGTGGACCCGCCCGGGCGCATCGCCGCCGGCGAGATCCGCTTCCAGGGCCGCGACCTGGTCGCCATGCCCGCGCCCGAGCTGCGGCGCCTGCAGGGCAACCGCATCGCCATGATCTTCCAGGACCCGATGATGACGCTGAACCCGGTGATGCGGGTGGAGGCGCAGATGATCGAGGCGGTGCGCGCGCACAGCGGCGCCAGCAAGGCGCAGGCGCGCGAACTGGCGCGCGACACGCTCGGCCTGATGGGCATTCCCAGCCCCGAGGAACGGCTGCGCGCCTACCCGCACCAGTTGTCGGGCGGCATGCGCCAGCGCGTGGCCATCGCCATTGCGCTGCTGCACCGGCCCGACCTGATCATCGCCGACGAGCCCACCACGGCACTGGACGTCACCATCCAGGCGCAAATCCTGTCCGAGGTGCAGCGCCTGGTGCGCCAGCACGGCACCTCGCTGATCTGGATCACGCACGACCTGTCGGTGGTGGCGGGCCTGGCCGACGACGTGGCCGTGATGTACGCCGGCCGCATCGTCGAGCACGGGCCGGTCGACGCCGTGCTCGACCAGCCGCTGCATCCCTACACCGCCGGCCTGATCGGCAGCCTCCCCAGCCTGAACCGCGAGCGCCGGCGCCTGCGCCAGATTCCCGGCATGACGCCGGACCTGCTGGCGCTGCCGCCGGGCTGTGCCTTCGCCGCGCGCTGCCCGCGCGCCTCGGCGGCATGCGCACGCCAGCCGGAGCTGGAGGCGGCCGGCCCGGCCGCTGCACAGGGTGCCTTGCGCCAGGTGCGCTGCTTCCATGCCGGACAGCCGGCCGCGACGGAGCTGGCATGA